Genomic window (Jeotgalibacillus haloalkalitolerans):
ATGATGTCAAAGTTTTACCCGCATTTGGCGCTGCTGGCAATCGCGGTCGTGATCTTTCAATTTTCCGGTTTTCCAATCTCGGTTTATTATTTGCAGATTCCGTATTTTATGTTTGCAACGATTGTATTTGTCTTTGCGATTAACTTAATTACTTCAACACTTGCGACGATTATCCGTGATGTGCAGATGATTGTACAGGCTGTACTCAGAATGCTGATCTACGTGTCACCAATTCTATGGGTATCATTCCGTCTGCCGGAATTCGTCCAGGTCATTATGAAAATCAACCCGTTATACTATCTGATTGAGGGCTACAGAGCAGCATTCTTTTATCAGAACTGGTATTTCATTGAGCAGTGGGAGTACACGCTCGGATTCTGGACAGGTATGTTTGTCTTACTATTGATCGGCTCAATGATTCATGTGAAATTCAGAAATCAGTTAATTGATTTCTTATAATTAGGATGTGCCTTATGGAAAAATCAATCATTGTTAATAATGTTGCGAAAAGATATAAGTTATATCAGAAGCCGTCTGAGAAAATACTGGACCTGCTACTGCCAAAAAGCTACGGGGAGGAGTTCTTTGCGCTCCGCGGTGTAAGCTTTGAAGCGGAAAAGGGTGATGTAATCGGATTTATCGGGGTAAACGGCTCAGGGAAGTCAACGCTCTCCAATATTCTTGCGGGGATTGTGCCGCCAACGTATGGAGACGTTACGATAAATGGACAGACTGCGCTGATTGCTGTGCAGTCTGGACTGGATAATAACCTGACCGGGCGCGATAACATTGAGCTGAAATGTCTAATGCTTGGTTTTACCAAGGAGCAGATCAAGGAGCTTGAGCCTGAGATTATTGATTTTGCTGACCTTGGGAAGTTTATTGATCAGCCGGTGAAGAGCTATTCGAGCGGGATGAAGTCACGTCTTGGATTTGCGATCTCTGTCACGATTGATCCTGATATCCTGGTAATTGATGAGGCCCTGTCAGTAGGGGATAAGTCATTCGCTGAAAAGTGTCTGGATAAAATGAATGAATTCAAAGCCCGTGGAAAAACAATCTTTTTTGTCAGCCACTCAGTTGGTCAGATGAAAAGGTTCTGTGATAAAGCGCTATGGCTTGAGTTCGGTAAAGCAAAGGAATTTGGTCCGATTGAAGAAGTAATGCCAAAATATGAAAAGTTCCTTGAGGAATATAAATCAATGTCCAAGAAGGAACAGAAGACGTTCAGACAAAAAGGTGCTGAATTGCAAAGTGCATATGAGCCAATCACATGATTGTTTTTTAAGACATATAGAAGCACCCTGAATGCTTAACCATTCAGGGTGCTTTTTTCTGGATTATTTTCTTTCAATTAGATACGTTTCATTTGAAGTTCCACTGCTAATCCAGCCAGTTCCACCATTAAATCGAATCTGGTACCATTCGTTGTTTTTCACAAATTCACCACTACGAGTGATACCAATTAGAAGCTGACCTTTTGTCACGCTGCCGATGATGTTGTCATTGTTACTGGTATTTGTGCTTGAACGTACTCTTAGTGAATCTGTTACCACTTCAAGTACATTACTCACAGTAACATAGCCTGCTGATACCCAACCGGTCTGGCCATTATACTTTACCTGATACCAGCCAAGTCCATTCTCGCCAACTATATCGATTACAGTATCACGAGGGATATTTGCAAGAATTTTACTATTTGTAGTAGATGGCTTATCACGGAAGTTCAGGTTATCAGTGACTGTGCCTTTTGCCCCGGCAGGGAATGGATAGAATTCCTGTGGTGGTCCTGGTAATGGATCTGGCGTGCCGGAAATGTTTGGTACATCAAAAATTAATGTATAATCACTTAGATCCTTATACATATTTTGGATTCTTGTCGTCTGGGATAATGCCCAGCTGACATGTGTGGCGTATTGGTGCGTTGCAGGATTTTCAGGATTCCACTTCATTTTGTAGAGTGTGTCCTGGCCTGCAGAGATATAGCCACTTGAAATAAATCTTGCGCCTCCAATAATAGCTTGTTCAGGTGTAAACCACCCCTCATTATAAGCCCGCTTTGAGCCCTCAGCAACAGCAGCTCCATCAATTGCACCAATTCCAAACATATTGTATACGGTTTGTCCGTTGTACTCTACACCTTGTGCGAGAGGGGAAGTACCATTACCTGTCTCATGGAGAGCGTGAGAAATCAGGTACAACTCATTCACACCGTGCGTTTTGGAAGCTTGAATAAACGTGCTGCCCAAGCCTTCAAGTATCCCCTTGCCATTCAATACTTTTGAATTTAATTCAGAAGCAGTGGTTCCGGCAGGTTCAGATAGCACAAGAAACTGAAAATAAGAAGGGTCATTACGGTCAGCAAAGTTTGCAGGGTTCATATAATAGGATACAAGGTTTCTTGAAGCATCATAAAGTCCCTGACCATCAGCTTTCGGCATTCCTTGGCTCATTTGCAGATCAAGCATCGTGTTGAATGAAGTTGAATAATTAGTTTTATTAATAATCTCTTTAGAAGTATTCACATGAGTTTTGTGAATATATCCTGTTTTTCTTGATCCATTCACATAGACACTAGCTTCATACCAATTCTCTGAAAAAGTTTTGAATTTTAAAAGTGAATATTTGGAATAACTCTTTAACACGCCTGATCTTAAAGATGGACTCGCATAAACACTTGTGGGTTCAAAGTTTGCCCGTCCTTCTATAGCAGTTTGATTTTCAACTGCTATTTCAATATCACTCGTGTGAATATAACCTGTTCTTGCTTTTCCACTCACATAGACCGTAGCCTTATACCAGTTTTGGGAAAATGAGCTGAACTGAAGAACAGTGCCAGGTGGATAAGACTTTCTGATATCAGACGAGCTTGAAGCAAGTGAGTATACATTCGTCGGATTCTTTAAAGAAATCCCCTGTAGTGAGTTAGACACTTCATTGATATTTTCGACATCTGATTTATGGATATAAACCAAATGAGGCTGCCCGCTCAGGTAAATCTTAGCCTGATACCAATCAGCTGAATATGTTGTATAAGAGAGAATTGTTCCCTGAGCATAACTCTTCTTTGCCGGAGAGTTTTTATCAGCTGTTGTATACACATTGGTCGGGGCATTTAAGGCAATCCCTTTTAACGGACTTAATGAATCAGTTTTTAATTCAACGTCCGCAGCATTTATATACCCGATTCGCGCAATTCCATTCACGTAAACCTTGGCAATATAGAACTGGTCAGAATAATCACGGAAAGAAAGGATGGTTCCCTGACTATAACTTTTCCAGACACCTGAACCTGTGCTTGCAGATTGATAGACATTTGTATTCGGCTTAAGTGCTACACCTTCAAGTGCTTCAGCTTCCGGCTGCTGTGAATCTGAAATATCATTCGCGTTAATGAAACCGCTTCTGGCTTTTCCGTTCACATAAACCGTAGCCTCATACCAATTTTCTGAGTATTGAGTGTAGACTAGTCTGCTTCCAAAAGGATATTGCTTTAATACGCCTGAGTCTCTGGAAACATTTGAAAATACATTCGTAACCAGCTTTGAAGCGTATCCGCTGTCTCTTACAGGATTTGATACCAAAGTATCTACATCATTCACATGAATAAATCCTGAGCGTGCACGACCGTTCACATAAACCGTAGCGCTGTACCATTCAGATGACAGTGTACGATAGACGAGCTCACTACCTCTTGGATAGCTCTTCAGCACTGCAGACGATCTGCTTTGGTCAGAATAAACATTAACAGTCGCTGCAACTCCCACACCTCTCAACGTTTCTTCAACTGCAGCTGCCTGGAAAGTGCGTGCCATTGAAAAAGTTGAAGGCTGCTCAGTGATTTCTTCAGCTTCTTCTGTTTTTTCTTCTGTTACAGTTGCTTCATCAGTGCTTTCTTCAGTTTCTAAAGCTTCTTCTTCAACAGCTTTTTCCTCTGAAGGGACCGCTTCTTCAATAATTACTTCTTCTGACTCAGCAGGGGCTTCTGCCTCATCCTCAGTTAGCGCAGGCTCTTCAAGCTTGCGTTCTTCAAGTAATTGAAGTGACTCTTCTTCTGTGAACAAAAGCTCAGCATCAACATAACCTGTAAAAACTTCTTCAGTTTCAGCGTCAGTATACGCGACAAGTATGTAGGAAGGTTCTTCACTTTCCAGTTCAGTTGTCACTTCAGCCGAAGCTTCTTCTGATTCAGTTGGTTCAGCTGCAACTTCTTCAACTGTTTCTTCTGTTACTTCAGTAGAAGTCTCTTCAACAGCTTCCTCAGATACTGCCTCATCCTCAGATGCTTCAGTAGCCGGTTCTTCTGTTACCTCGTCTTCAGTAGCAGTCTGCTCATCAGCTTCTGTGCTTTCAATATTTTCAGAGACGGGCGTCTCAGCTTCTTCAGTGACTTCTGTAACTAATTCAACTGCTGTACCATCTGTAAGTGTCAGTACCACTTCACTGTCGGGATTTTCTGATTCCAGCAGGTCAATCTCAGATGATGCATCTTCACCATGAATGAATCTGATTTCTTTTTCCTGCTCTTCAGGTACCAGTTCTTCCTGCGCGTAACTGATAGATGGGAAAAGTTGCAGAATCATGGCGAATAACATGATAAAAACCGGAATTGATTTAACCTTCTTCAATCCTTACACCTCATTTTTAAATAGTAAACTGTACTCATGAACCTCCTCCAGCATTGATAACCATGACAAAACTAACAGTTAATTCCTGCAATTAAGTGTGAAAATAATTGCATTTTCATTATAGTATAATAAAAAATAGATGTGAAGTCTTAAAAATAGTGCTTTCTAAGAGTGTAAACTAGTTAAATATACACATTTAAAGCCGATATATATACAAAATCATACATTTAAAGAAATAAGAGGTCTGATTATTCGACCGGAAAAAATGATTTTTAGGTAAAAAGATGTGTTTTTTAGATTTACTGTAACTCATCCAATTTTTTGTTCACTAAGTAAATATAGTGTAAGGAAATAATTAATTGTAAATGAGGATGTATCTTTGTAAAGGAGAGTAAATAGAGGGACGTACGGAGCAAGGAGATGCGGATATTAAAAAGAACTGAAGCCAGGCCTCAGTCCTTTCAACAGCTATGATCTTCTGAGTATCCTCACAGCAATAACATTCATTAAAAACAATGGAAGTGCCATCATGCGTCCAATACGTTTAGGCTGCGTTACAAGTCTGTAGAACCACTCCAGGTTCAGCCTGATAAAAATGCCCGGTGCACGTTTTGTTTCACCTGACAGCACATCAAAGCTCCCGCCAACGCCCATTGCGATTGTGTGAGGGAAGAGGTGTCTGTACGTGTTGATCCATTGCTCCTGTCTAGGGAAGCCTGTTCCAACAAATACAAAGTCAGCTTCTGTATTCTTTACACGTTCAGCGACCTGTTCAGGATATGAATGATAGCCGTCTTCATATCCTGCAATGATCAGCTGAGGATATTGCTTCTTCAGATTAGCCACAGCCTTTTGAATGACTTCAGGCTTTGCACCGTATAAAAAGACAGACTTTTGCTGATCAGCAGCAATTCTTAGGAAATCGTGCAGGAGATCGAAGCCTGCGATTCTTTCAGGGAGCGGCTGACCGAGAATTTTTGATGCGTAGATGATCCCGATGCCGTCCGGTACCACGCAGTCTGCGCTGTGAACGATCTTTTTATATGCAGGATCCCGGTCAGCATGCATGACGATTTCCGGATTGGCGGTAATGATAAATGCCTGTTTCTTCTTATCGATATGTTCTTCCTTTATATAGGTAAGGAGTCGTTTATTTGTCGTTTTGATGAACGGAATGTTAAGGATATTAATCTTATTTAATGAGTTCAAGCCTGTCACCTCTGCGTTTAGTAGGGTTGTCAATGTTTGTAAAGGGTTTATGAAGGGAATGTAAACACTATAATTGAATGATTGCTATTTCGTAAAGGATTAGCTATACTTTGATGAGAATATTAATTTAATGTAAAGACTGAGGTGATCAAGATGCTTTTATTTGCACTGGTGACATCCTTTATCTTTGCTATGTTGATCACTCCTGCGGTTATTAAAGCCGCGCATTCACTAGGAGCTGTTGACCAGCCAAATGCCCGGAAAGTGCATTTAAAAGAGATGCCACGTCTTGGCGGTCTATCAATATATCTGGCATTTATAATAGGTGTTGCAATTGTTCAGTTAACACAGCCACTTGACTTTGATTTATATATTATCATAGCGGGCGCAACCATAATCCTGCTCACTGGTATTTTAGATGATATACACGAAATTACACCGCTGATGAAGCTCAGCGGACAGATTGCGGCAGCACTGCTGATTGCGCTTGGCGGGATCCAGCTTGAATTTATTAACCTTCCATTCGGAGGCACATTTGAATTTGGTCTGATGAGTATACCGCTGACAGTCTTCTGGATTGTCGCAATTACAAACTCCATCAACCTGATTGATGGTCTGGATGGACTGGCTTCCGGTGTTTCTGCCATTGCACTTGCAACAATCGGCTTTATGGCCGTGCTGATGGGGAATACGCTTGTTATGGTCATCGCATTCATCCTTGTCGCAGGGATTCTTGGATTTATGCGCTATAACTTCTTCCCGGCAAAGATCTTTATGGGAGATTCAGGGGCATTATTCCTTGGATTCATGATCTCAATTCTTGCCTTACAGGGGTTCAAAAACATTACAGTGATTTCGTTAATCATTCCGCTGATTATCCTTGGTGTACCGCTATCAGACACATTCTTTGCGATTATCAGACGGAGATTCAATAAAGCAAAAATCTCGCAGGCAGATAAATCACACCTGCATCACTGCTTAATCAATCTTGGATTCACACACAGACAGACTGTGCTGTTAATCTACTCAATGGCTGCACTATTCGGAGTCTTTGCGATTATCTTCTCAATGTCAACGATTTGGGGAGCCATTATCGTCGGACTACTGCTGTTTGTATCCATTGAAATCGCAGTTGAAATGATCGGACTCGTAGACAAAAGCTACCGTCCGCTGCTGAACTTCCTACGGATTGCAGAGAAGCAGCAGAATAAATCATAAATACAAAATTAAAAGCTGCCGGTGCAAAACCGGCAGCTTTTTTCATTCGAAAGTTTATTTGACTGTTGATCGTGTTAAGTACATGAGCCTCTCAAAACAGTCAGTGATTATTACATATAAAGTGCAACGGAGCGTAAGGCGGTGATTCCGGGACGAATAGAGGGAAGCTGAGACCCCACAGCCGAAGGCGAGGAGGCTCAGCAACCTCCGTCCGGAAAGCGTCCGCCTGAAGCGCAGTGTAACGATTAAAGATATAAAAAGACCCCGAAGCACCATCGCTCCGGGATCCTCTAAACACCTTATGATGAACTCAAAGCCAATTCCGCCTTCAACTGTTCCTGCACCTCAGCAATCTTCTCATCCGGCACAACATAATAATAAATATCATTGATATACTGTCCGCTTCCGCCATCAAGTGTCGTCTGCTGTACACTGCCTGCAGCTGAACGGTACTTGGACTGAATATCAACAAGCTGATTAAAAGTCAGGTTTGTCTTTACATTAGAACCAAGCGCCTGAAAGATATCCTGGAAGTTCATCAGGGAGTTCACGCTTGCACCTTCACGGATAATCCCCTGGATGACCTGACGCTGGCGTTCCTGACGGCCGAAGTCGCCGTTTGGATCTTCATAACGCATTCTTGCGTAAGCGAGTGCTTCGTCACCGTTCAGTGAGAGCTCACCAAGTGGATAGCTGTAACCGCCAGCTTCAAATTCAAGTCCGTTATTTACTGTGACACCATCAACAGCATCCACAATATCCTTAAAGCCTTCCATATTTACTTTTACATAATAATCAATCGGAATATCAAGCATATTTTCTACTGTAGACATTGCAAGCTCTGTACCGCCGAAGGCATAGGCATGGTTGATCTTATCCATTCCGCGTCCTTCAATATTTGTATAAGTATCACGCGGGATGCTGAGCAGCTTTGTTTCTTCTGTCTGCGGGTTCACGGTCATCACGATCATTGTATCTGATCTTCCTGAGTCGCCTTCACGCTCGTCTACCCCAAGCAGCAGGACAGAGAATGGATCTCTTTCTTCAAATCGGACTTCCTCCATACGTTTCTCTGATACTTCGCGGTCAATCGGCTCGTGCATTTCATTTGTTGCACTTGTCAGCGATTGGAATACAATGGCGCCATAGGCAATCGCGCTTAAAAATAACAGCCCGAGGATGATCAGCGACCACTTCAGTACCGGTCTTTTCTTTTTTCTCTTACGTTTTACTCTTTCCATGTAATAGCCCCACTTTATGTTTATTGTTGATTAAAAAAGTATGCTGACAGTGTCTCGCCCCATAATGCATTCGCTTCACTTGTCGGATCATTATCCTCTGTTAAATAGTTTTCCAGATCAGACGGCCATTCGTCCCAGTGGTCAATGTAAGTAATAGATGTACCGTCAAATCGTTCGCTGATCACTTCTACTTCGTCATTGTAATAGGAGGCGCCGGCAATCGGCTGTGATGGCATGGCAAATACTGATGCATCCATCGCTTCCAGCTCACTGATGATCTGATCCATAAAGTACTCCTGGTCATCAATCGACCAATAACCATTGTCATAAATCGTCGGCAGTTCAAACAGAATGATATCTGCATTTACAAATCTGTCATCTTGAGCCATTTCATCTGCCCAATAGTCTGACGTTTCTTCATAGCTGAAGGTTTCAATTGATGAATTGTTCAGCACTTCTGAAAATCGTTCCTCCAAAATACCGGTCCAGGCTGGTGATTCCAGTGCTGCTGAGTCAGTTGATACGAGTGTAATAGAAAGTGAATCTCCATTTGCTTCGGCGGATTTAACCTTTTCCAGAAATTCAGCAGGTAAGTCAGTGTTAAATGGCAGATCCGAACCTTCCTCCGCAGTCGCTGTTTCTTCTTCAGCTTCTGATTCTTCCTGCACTGCACTTTGTGCCTCTGTCGTCAGCACCGGACTCTTCTCATGAACAGCCTTCAGCTGACCCTGCCAGGACTGATAGCCGAAAAATAATCCGCCGGCAGTGGCGATAACAAGTAAAAAGAATAATAATTTCTTCATCCAAACGGCTCCTTTAAACAATTGCTTCATCTAATCGATTAGACCTGATTGTCATCAGAAAAATGAGACATACATCCCCCTATCCGAACTGAAAAAGCAGAATAATAAGTCATATATATTCATTATTATAGTAAACTCCCGGGTCAAATAATAGATAAGAAATGAAAAATCCCGAAAAAATTGACAATTCCTGCTGAACTCTGAAAAAGGTATGCTATAATCAAATAGTTATTTTTATTTGACAGGAGGCACCACTTGATGGAAGAAACAATTAGTCTGAAAGAATTATTTACCGTATTGAAAAAACGGTTCATGTTGATCGTCTCATTCGCAGTCATTGCCGTCTTATTAGCAGGACTTTACTCCTTTTTAATCGTGACGCCGATGTATCAGTCAACGACACAGCTGCTTGTGAATCAGGAACAGACAGAAGCTGCGAATGTACAGGTGTCTGATATACAGGCCAACCTTCAGTTAATTAATACATATAGCGGCATTATTAAGAGTCCGGCTATTTTAGAGCAGGTTTCAACACAATTAGACAATGAATTAACAGTTGCTCAGCTGAACAGTAAAATTACAGTTGCAAATGAACAAAATTCACAGCTTGTGAACGTAACAATAGAAGATGAAGATCCATATAAAGCAGCAGAAATTGCTAATCTTACAGCTGAAGTATTTCAGACTGAAATTGTTGAGCTAATGAATGTAAATAACGTGAATATCCTGTCTCCGGCAGTAGTATCAGATAACCAGAGTCCGGTCAGCCCGCAGCCATTTTTAAATATGGCGATTGCATTAGTTGTCGGCTTAATGATTGGAGTAGGGCTATCATTCTTACTTGAATATCTTGATAACTCTGTGAAGACAGAAGAAGATATTGAAAAAGTATTGGATCTCCCATTACTTGGTGTCATTAACACAATGGACAACAAAGATGTGCCAAATCAATTACACCTTCAGAAGAAGTCAGTAGGTTCAAGGAGTGAGCAGTATGGCAGCTAAGAAAAACAAAGGCTCTAATCAGCATATGAGAAATCTGATTGCACATGCCAATCCGAAAGCGGTTGCGGCAGAGCAGTACAGAACGATCAGAACGAATATACAATTTTCAGCAGTTGATCAGGAAATCCAGACGATTGTTGTAACGTCTTCCGGAGCGGGTGAAGGGAAGTCGACAACTGCCGCAAACATGGCAATTGTTTTCGCCCAGGCAGGTAAGCGGACGCTACTCGTTGACGCTGATATGAGAAAGCCCACTGTACACTATACATTCAGCCTGATTAATTCAAGAGGATTATCAAATATCCTGACGAGACAAAACAGACTTGAAGAAGTAGTAGAGGAGTCTGGGATTGAAAAGCTGCAGGTGCTTACTTCAGGTATCATTCCTCCGAACCCTTCTGAACTGCTTGATTCCCGTTCAATGGATCAGTTTATACAACAGGCAAGAGAATCATATGATGTCGTTATTTTTGATGCGCCGCCAGTTCTTGCTGTGACGGATGCGCAGGTGCTTGCAAGCCGCTGTGACGGAACAATTCTTGTCGTGCGTTCGCGTGTAGCAGATAAAGAAAAAGCTGTGAAAGCGAAAGAGCAGCTGCTGGCTGTGAAAACTAAAATTCTCGGTGTGATCTTAAATGATAAAAAAGTCGAAGCCGGTGACGATTATTATTACTATTACGGAGAATAAGAGGTGAGGATCAATGATTGATATTCACTGTCATATCCTTCCGGGACTGGATGATGGTGCGCAGACGATAGAGGATGCATTAACAATGGCTGATCAGGCGATTGAAAATGGCATCACAGATATTATCGCAACACCGCACCATCAGACACGCCGTTTTCATAATGAGTCACATATAGTAAAACGTGCCGTTCATGAACTTAATCGAAAGCTTGCTGAAACCGGACGTTCTTTGAAGATTCATCCCGGTCAGGAAATCAGAATGTACGGTGAACTGATTGAAGATCTGCGCAGCGGGACAAGTATTGCACTTGGGAAAAATCAAAATCCATATGTGCTGGTAGAATTTCCATCCAGTCAGATTCCGGTTTTTGCCCAGCGTGTCTTATACGACCTTCAGGTGGAGGGGTATCGTCCGATTATTGCCCATCCTGAGCGTAACAGTATGATTGTGGAAAAGCCTGAAAGATTACTTGAGTTAGTCCAGCAGGGGGTACTGACACAATTGACGGCGACAAGTGTTGCCGGGGAGTTTAATAAAAAAGTCCAGAAATTTTCTCTTCAGCTGATTGAGTCGAATCAGGCTCACTTTATCGCGTCAGATGCCCATAATACCGGCGCACGTGGATTTTCAATGCAGAAGGCATATCAGGTCATCACAGACCGTTTCGGCAGTCAAGTGACGTCTGAGATGAAAGAACATTCCACTTCAGTTCTTTCAGGGGAGTTATTTGTTCCTGCCCCACCAGAATTAATTAGAAAACAGAGCTTTTTACGCAGAATTTTGCCTATCTAAGGGGTTTTTACCAACAACTCTCCTTAAATAGGCTTTTTATTTTCCCAACTTTACATAAAATAAACCCAAATAATACATAAAAAATGAAAAACAACTATTCATCTTCCATCTATTGTGATACTATGTTACAAGAATCGAGCGATAAAAAGGCGAAAAAAGCTACAAATCGCCATTAAACTGTAAAAAATAATAGTACCTAAGCATTAATTCGCTTGGGAAAAACCATAGATCATTACGGTTTTGTAACAAAGTATTTACGGAGGTGGAAATCACATTGGCTTATCAGAAAAGACTGGCAGGACTTATGCTTATAGACTCATCAATTGTGATTCTATCTATCTTTATCAGCTACTATTTCTTCTTACCTTTCGGTGACCTTTACGGGATCGGAAGCGACCAGAATATGAACGTCCTAGTGACGAGTTCAATTCTGCTGCTATTAACCCATCATTTATTTGCACACTTTTTCGGGCTTTATAAAAGGGTGTGGCAATATTCAAGTCTGAATGAGCTGGTTGGGCTTGCTAAGGCAGTTACGCTATCTATTATTGTCGTCGTACTCTATCAGCTGATCTTTTCAACTTCACTTTATACAAGAACCCTATTAATCACATGGATGCTACATATACTACTATTAGGCGGTGTCAGATTCAGCTGGCGCATGTACCGGGATACATATTTCCGCCCAACTAAAAATCGTAAGCGTACGCTGGTTGTCGGAGCGGGTGCTGCCGGTTCACTTATTTTAAGAGAGCTGAACCATAATCCAAATGCAGAGCTTCAGGTCGTCGGGTTTATCGATGATGACCGCTCGAAGCACAACCTTGAAATCCATGGCGTTCCAGTCTATGGGGGCGTGGATTGTATTAAAGAGGTCGTCGAGAAGCAGCAGATCGAACATATCATTATTGCGATTCCTTCATTAGATAGAAGCGGGATTAAGCGTATTTTTGAAGAGTGTGCAAAAACAAATGCTAAAACGAAAATCCTTCCTCTATTCGGTGATCTGGCGTCAGGCCGTATAGAAGTAAACCAGATCCGTGAAGTGCAGGTTGAAGACTTACTCGGCCGAGATCCGGTTGAGCTGGATATGCAGAAGATCTCTGAAGACTTAACAGGTAAGACGATTCTGGTTACAGGTGCCGGCGGCTCAATCGGTTCAGAAATCAGCCGTCAGGTTTGCAGGTTCTCACCAGCTAAGCTGATTCTGCTCGGACATGGTGAAAATTCTATATACAAAATTGATATGGAGCTGCGCAGTCAGTTCGCTGATCATATTGAACTTGTGCCAACGATTGCAGATGTGCAGGATGGTGAACGGATTCTTGCAGTCATGAAAGAGCATCAGCCGGATGTTGTCTACCATGCTGCGGCACATAAGCACGTACCTTTAATGGAAGCAAATCCGTTTGAAGCGGTTAAAAACAATATCTTTGGTACAAAAAATGTCGCAACTGCTGCACATGAAGCAGGAGTAGGACACTTTGTACTGGTCTCTACTGATAAAGCAGTGAATCCTCCTAACGTCATGGGTGCAACAAAGCGTTTTGCTGAAATGATCGTTCAGAACCTTGCGAAAGAAAGCGATACAGTGTTTGCAGCGGTCCGGTTTGGTAATGTATTAGGCTCTCGGGGCAGTGTGATTCCTTTATTTAAAAGACAGATTGCTGCAGGCGGTCCTGTCACAGTGACTGATGAAAGAATGACACGTTACTTTATGACAATCCCTGAAGCGTCACGCCTGGTCATTCAGGCGGGTACACTTGCACGCGGCGGGGAAGTATTTGTGTTGGATATGGGAGAGCCTGTAAAGATTGTGGATCTCGCAAAGAACCTGATCCGCTTATCCGGTTATACAGAAGAAGAAATTCCAATCAAATTTGCCGGAATGCGTCCTGGAGAGAAGCTATATGAAGAGTTGTTGAATGAAGATGAAGTACAGGATAAGCAGGTGTTCGAGAAGATATTTATTGGTAAAGCAGTTCCAGTTTCGAATGTTGAGATGGAGCTATTGCTGAGAGAT
Coding sequences:
- a CDS encoding tyrosine-protein phosphatase translates to MIDIHCHILPGLDDGAQTIEDALTMADQAIENGITDIIATPHHQTRRFHNESHIVKRAVHELNRKLAETGRSLKIHPGQEIRMYGELIEDLRSGTSIALGKNQNPYVLVEFPSSQIPVFAQRVLYDLQVEGYRPIIAHPERNSMIVEKPERLLELVQQGVLTQLTATSVAGEFNKKVQKFSLQLIESNQAHFIASDAHNTGARGFSMQKAYQVITDRFGSQVTSEMKEHSTSVLSGELFVPAPPELIRKQSFLRRILPI
- a CDS encoding CpsD/CapB family tyrosine-protein kinase; translation: MAAKKNKGSNQHMRNLIAHANPKAVAAEQYRTIRTNIQFSAVDQEIQTIVVTSSGAGEGKSTTAANMAIVFAQAGKRTLLVDADMRKPTVHYTFSLINSRGLSNILTRQNRLEEVVEESGIEKLQVLTSGIIPPNPSELLDSRSMDQFIQQARESYDVVIFDAPPVLAVTDAQVLASRCDGTILVVRSRVADKEKAVKAKEQLLAVKTKILGVILNDKKVEAGDDYYYYYGE
- a CDS encoding YveK family protein codes for the protein MEETISLKELFTVLKKRFMLIVSFAVIAVLLAGLYSFLIVTPMYQSTTQLLVNQEQTEAANVQVSDIQANLQLINTYSGIIKSPAILEQVSTQLDNELTVAQLNSKITVANEQNSQLVNVTIEDEDPYKAAEIANLTAEVFQTEIVELMNVNNVNILSPAVVSDNQSPVSPQPFLNMAIALVVGLMIGVGLSFLLEYLDNSVKTEEDIEKVLDLPLLGVINTMDNKDVPNQLHLQKKSVGSRSEQYGS
- a CDS encoding LCP family glycopolymer transferase encodes the protein MERVKRKRKKKRPVLKWSLIILGLLFLSAIAYGAIVFQSLTSATNEMHEPIDREVSEKRMEEVRFEERDPFSVLLLGVDEREGDSGRSDTMIVMTVNPQTEETKLLSIPRDTYTNIEGRGMDKINHAYAFGGTELAMSTVENMLDIPIDYYVKVNMEGFKDIVDAVDGVTVNNGLEFEAGGYSYPLGELSLNGDEALAYARMRYEDPNGDFGRQERQRQVIQGIIREGASVNSLMNFQDIFQALGSNVKTNLTFNQLVDIQSKYRSAAGSVQQTTLDGGSGQYINDIYYYVVPDEKIAEVQEQLKAELALSSS
- a CDS encoding polysaccharide biosynthesis protein, whose translation is MAYQKRLAGLMLIDSSIVILSIFISYYFFLPFGDLYGIGSDQNMNVLVTSSILLLLTHHLFAHFFGLYKRVWQYSSLNELVGLAKAVTLSIIVVVLYQLIFSTSLYTRTLLITWMLHILLLGGVRFSWRMYRDTYFRPTKNRKRTLVVGAGAAGSLILRELNHNPNAELQVVGFIDDDRSKHNLEIHGVPVYGGVDCIKEVVEKQQIEHIIIAIPSLDRSGIKRIFEECAKTNAKTKILPLFGDLASGRIEVNQIREVQVEDLLGRDPVELDMQKISEDLTGKTILVTGAGGSIGSEISRQVCRFSPAKLILLGHGENSIYKIDMELRSQFADHIELVPTIADVQDGERILAVMKEHQPDVVYHAAAHKHVPLMEANPFEAVKNNIFGTKNVATAAHEAGVGHFVLVSTDKAVNPPNVMGATKRFAEMIVQNLAKESDTVFAAVRFGNVLGSRGSVIPLFKRQIAAGGPVTVTDERMTRYFMTIPEASRLVIQAGTLARGGEVFVLDMGEPVKIVDLAKNLIRLSGYTEEEIPIKFAGMRPGEKLYEELLNEDEVQDKQVFEKIFIGKAVPVSNVEMELLLRDIEHSDEEQLKEILIGVANRKNVERLKIKSS